A genomic segment from Candidatus Hinthialibacter antarcticus encodes:
- a CDS encoding prolyl oligopeptidase family serine peptidase, whose amino-acid sequence MKTQRLIFFLGALLIMHVINLLELEFTYAQIAKIHRKVAQVSVSPAMLVNETQSAVSVRRFDPDCELRVRFCGPDGAELLSETVPKNASVFQTMVEVPDGIDDECKVQVEMIDGDSAVVVAEASVRRIDSWFDELREQMKRIEAVEASSQNDAVMLRAAWAALAYGEDLMERAKKATAGEVWDLRRRLNAITAKADSLEKGRDPLGEKSGYQLRGYRSEINGEMQLYSLYIPKEYDGNQEWPFVVMLHGAWSNHHLALRRVFGLTNKRGEDDDAAKRRMPQLPDVPYIVVSVNGFETQSYEGYAEEDVWRVMDEVKALFNVDEDRTYITGLSMGGGGTLKLAFRNPGVFAAAAPVCGSVYLHSDIPDADAPEFQHKLQQSATVEQIAVNMKYTPVFFMHGDKDPVVPVSNSLTLDKRLRELGYQSKLEIYPGVDHAAWEPAYQNARVFDWFKQFKRDPYPREVIFKTGEPYGGSAYWTAIDELKTIRQHAQIEARAEGNTITVKTDNVERLRLSPPTSLFPEGEKIKVVIDGQEVAPIAYGSSQHFEFKNETWSLSQPMQRAHIYPARQGLHAPFWGKHVYAFGSDGSSDETTVAKGLAFKRSMRGGNADVQWKVLAGSDLSEDILQDNHVVLYSTTGASSFLQKHKDKLPMSWDDKGIHFAERLVTPDQALVAVVANPANPQKYLLLLISTTVQGLHALQDFESGRSSLRTLSEGDFVVIGPHGHYIWGGLFDKHWSVAETDDFPLKN is encoded by the coding sequence ATGAAAACACAACGATTGATATTCTTCTTAGGAGCGCTGTTGATTATGCACGTCATTAACTTACTCGAACTCGAATTCACCTACGCGCAGATTGCCAAAATTCATCGCAAGGTTGCGCAAGTGAGCGTGTCTCCCGCGATGTTGGTGAATGAAACGCAATCGGCGGTTTCGGTGCGGCGCTTTGATCCCGATTGTGAATTGCGCGTGCGGTTTTGCGGGCCAGACGGCGCTGAACTTTTGTCAGAAACCGTTCCCAAAAACGCTTCGGTCTTTCAAACGATGGTTGAAGTTCCCGATGGAATTGATGATGAATGCAAAGTGCAAGTTGAAATGATTGACGGCGACTCAGCCGTGGTGGTTGCCGAAGCGTCGGTGCGGCGAATAGACAGCTGGTTTGACGAATTGCGCGAGCAGATGAAACGCATCGAAGCGGTTGAGGCGTCTTCGCAGAATGATGCCGTCATGTTGCGCGCGGCGTGGGCGGCGTTGGCCTATGGCGAAGACTTGATGGAACGCGCCAAAAAAGCCACCGCAGGCGAAGTGTGGGACCTGCGCCGTCGGCTTAATGCGATCACCGCTAAGGCGGATTCGTTAGAAAAAGGCCGCGATCCACTCGGCGAAAAATCCGGCTATCAATTGCGCGGCTATCGTTCTGAGATCAACGGCGAGATGCAACTCTATTCGCTGTATATCCCAAAAGAGTATGACGGCAATCAAGAGTGGCCGTTTGTGGTGATGCTGCACGGCGCCTGGTCAAACCATCACCTCGCTTTGCGGCGCGTGTTTGGATTGACCAACAAGCGCGGAGAAGATGACGACGCCGCCAAGCGCCGTATGCCGCAGCTGCCGGACGTTCCTTATATTGTGGTTTCGGTCAATGGTTTTGAAACGCAATCGTATGAAGGCTACGCAGAGGAAGACGTGTGGCGCGTAATGGACGAAGTGAAGGCGTTGTTCAATGTGGATGAAGACCGCACTTATATCACCGGGCTTTCGATGGGCGGCGGCGGGACGCTGAAACTTGCGTTTCGTAATCCGGGCGTGTTTGCCGCTGCGGCGCCGGTGTGTGGATCGGTGTATCTGCATTCGGATATTCCCGATGCGGATGCGCCGGAGTTTCAACACAAATTACAACAATCGGCGACGGTCGAGCAGATCGCGGTCAATATGAAATATACGCCCGTGTTTTTTATGCACGGCGACAAAGACCCGGTGGTGCCGGTCAGCAACTCACTCACGCTTGATAAGCGCCTGCGTGAATTAGGCTATCAATCGAAACTCGAAATCTACCCCGGCGTCGATCACGCCGCCTGGGAGCCTGCATATCAAAACGCGCGGGTGTTTGATTGGTTTAAGCAATTCAAGCGCGATCCGTATCCCCGCGAAGTGATCTTTAAAACCGGAGAGCCGTATGGCGGCAGCGCCTATTGGACGGCGATTGATGAACTGAAAACCATCCGCCAACATGCGCAAATCGAAGCCAGGGCGGAAGGCAATACCATCACCGTGAAGACGGACAACGTGGAACGCTTGCGGCTATCGCCTCCAACGTCGTTGTTCCCTGAGGGAGAAAAGATCAAAGTCGTCATTGATGGACAAGAGGTTGCGCCGATTGCCTATGGTTCGTCGCAGCATTTTGAATTTAAAAATGAAACATGGTCACTCAGCCAGCCGATGCAGCGCGCTCATATCTATCCCGCGCGCCAGGGGCTTCATGCGCCGTTTTGGGGCAAGCATGTTTACGCGTTTGGTTCTGATGGCTCCAGTGATGAGACGACAGTCGCCAAGGGACTGGCGTTCAAACGGTCGATGCGCGGCGGCAACGCGGATGTGCAATGGAAGGTGCTTGCTGGTTCGGATTTAAGCGAAGATATTTTGCAAGATAATCACGTCGTCTTGTATTCGACGACGGGCGCATCGTCGTTTTTACAGAAGCATAAAGACAAACTTCCCATGAGTTGGGATGATAAGGGCATCCATTTTGCCGAGCGGTTGGTCACGCCCGATCAAGCGTTGGTTGCGGTGGTTGCGAACCCGGCGAATCCGCAAAAATATTTGCTGTTGCTGATTTCAACGACGGTGCAGGGATTGCACGCGCTGCAAGATTTCGAATCGGGGCGGTCGTCATTGCGCACGTTATCCGAAGGCGACTTTGTTGTCATCGGCCCGCATGGACATTACATCTGGGGCGGCCTGTTCGACAAACATTGGAGCGTCGCCGAGACGGATGATTTTCCATTGAAAAATTGA
- a CDS encoding M48 family metalloprotease, giving the protein MKFKTTQPFAACVAVALVCSCATTDLLGNFNLISPNEETKLGRDLAGQIATEKEIVEDPDVRGYINNIGTKLVEASTNPNGPYTFLVVKDETVNAFAIPGGYLYVQTGLISAAESEAEIAAVMAHELGHAEQRHPTESLSRQMGAKMVMDIVLGKDAGQYKQQAANLLMAGGISAYSRSAELQADEIAVYVLNRAGYDPNAMVSFFEKLVALEQQAGASGGMTLFASHPPTQERINAAKNLIASFGAVRSDSEQLVGGFENIQNKVKQLH; this is encoded by the coding sequence ATGAAGTTTAAAACCACGCAACCATTCGCCGCCTGCGTCGCGGTCGCGCTCGTGTGCAGTTGCGCGACGACCGATCTGTTGGGCAATTTTAATCTGATTTCGCCCAATGAAGAAACCAAACTGGGGCGCGACCTCGCCGGGCAGATCGCGACGGAGAAAGAGATCGTCGAAGACCCTGACGTGCGGGGATACATCAACAATATCGGGACGAAACTGGTCGAGGCTTCGACCAACCCCAACGGCCCCTACACTTTTCTTGTCGTGAAAGACGAGACCGTAAATGCGTTTGCGATTCCCGGCGGCTATTTGTATGTGCAGACCGGCTTGATTTCTGCAGCGGAGAGCGAAGCCGAAATCGCCGCCGTCATGGCGCATGAATTAGGGCACGCCGAGCAACGCCACCCCACCGAAAGCCTGTCGCGGCAAATGGGCGCGAAAATGGTCATGGACATCGTGTTGGGCAAAGACGCTGGCCAATATAAACAGCAGGCCGCGAACCTGCTGATGGCGGGCGGCATCAGCGCCTACAGCCGCAGCGCCGAGCTGCAAGCCGATGAAATTGCGGTCTATGTATTAAACCGCGCGGGCTACGACCCCAATGCAATGGTGAGTTTCTTCGAGAAACTGGTTGCGCTCGAACAACAAGCAGGCGCAAGCGGCGGCATGACGTTGTTCGCGTCGCACCCGCCAACGCAAGAGCGCATCAACGCCGCCAAAAATCTCATTGCATCCTTTGGCGCGGTGCGCAGCGACAGCGAGCAACTGGTCGGCGGATTTGAAAACATACAGAATAAAGTGAAACAGTTGCATTAA
- a CDS encoding RNA polymerase sigma factor: MTAAPVQNHIESDCLERLAQGDDHAFAELVKLYSTPVYRFLFRMLGSQQDAEDLTQDVFYEIHRNRAKIRRDVGPLPYLFTIARRKAISKFRWRTVRKVLNPLSPQGEQMIAGTEATPRDNACAKGIDQAVQRALGGLKPDKRAVIILRYFEERTYKDIADIMNKPEGTVKTLAFRAERELRDRLNAHDIQDWLGGAV, encoded by the coding sequence ATGACGGCGGCCCCGGTTCAAAATCACATTGAAAGCGATTGCCTCGAACGATTGGCGCAGGGCGACGACCATGCCTTTGCGGAATTGGTGAAGCTGTATTCGACGCCAGTGTATCGCTTTCTGTTTCGCATGTTGGGGTCGCAGCAAGACGCGGAAGACTTAACGCAGGACGTGTTTTATGAAATCCATCGCAACCGCGCCAAGATACGCCGCGACGTGGGCCCGCTACCTTACTTGTTCACCATTGCGCGGCGCAAGGCGATCAGTAAATTTCGTTGGCGTACAGTGCGCAAAGTTCTGAATCCGCTGTCGCCGCAAGGCGAACAAATGATTGCTGGGACCGAAGCGACGCCGCGCGACAATGCCTGCGCCAAGGGCATCGACCAGGCGGTGCAGCGCGCATTGGGCGGGCTGAAACCTGACAAACGCGCCGTCATCATCTTGCGCTACTTTGAAGAGCGGACGTACAAGGACATTGCAGACATTATGAATAAACCTGAAGGCACCGTCAAAACGCTGGCGTTTCGCGCCGAACGTGAATTACGCGACCGGCTCAACGCGCATGATATTCAAGACTGGTTGGGAGGCGCTGTATGA
- a CDS encoding ATP-binding protein — protein MRRLTDDELIALLDDIESDRSERKETFRGDNSDRARQTVCAFSNDFPNHNDVSVLFIGAKDNGEPSEIQVTDQLLQILSDMKSDGKILPLPVLTVEKRSLKGAEMAVVTVMPSDMPPVKYDGRIWIRTGPRRSIANEQEERILNEKRRYKNIPFDIHPIPSAKITDLSKTIFENEYLPSAFAADVLEQNNRSYEERLASCKMIVSPDEAIPTVLGLLAIGKTPQDFLPGAHIQFLRIDGTELADSVIDEENIRGTLVDMLRRTEEKLKAHNRTAIDIVSNSVHQIKSPYPPAAFQQIVYNSVLHRTYESTNAPVRIYWFNDRIEINSPGGPFGNVTNENFGSPGITDYRNPNIGDVLKTFGFIQAFGRGIATARAEMDKNGNPELEFVTNQSAVVCTLKREI, from the coding sequence ATGAGAAGACTCACAGACGATGAACTTATAGCATTGCTTGACGACATTGAATCTGATCGAAGCGAGAGAAAAGAAACCTTTAGAGGTGATAATTCCGATAGGGCGAGACAAACGGTTTGTGCTTTTTCCAATGACTTCCCGAACCATAATGACGTGAGTGTATTATTTATTGGTGCAAAAGATAATGGAGAACCTTCTGAAATACAGGTTACAGATCAATTATTACAAATATTATCTGATATGAAATCTGATGGCAAGATTTTGCCTCTTCCTGTTTTAACAGTGGAAAAAAGAAGTTTAAAAGGGGCTGAAATGGCAGTGGTAACTGTCATGCCCTCGGATATGCCGCCTGTAAAATATGATGGAAGAATCTGGATCCGTACGGGGCCTAGACGCTCAATTGCTAACGAACAAGAAGAGCGAATTTTGAATGAAAAAAGAAGGTACAAAAACATTCCTTTTGATATTCATCCTATCCCCTCAGCCAAGATCACAGACCTTTCCAAGACGATTTTTGAAAATGAATATCTCCCGTCAGCATTTGCGGCGGATGTACTTGAACAAAATAACCGATCCTATGAGGAGCGTTTGGCATCATGCAAAATGATTGTTTCGCCTGATGAAGCAATTCCTACAGTTCTTGGACTTTTGGCAATTGGCAAGACTCCTCAAGATTTTTTGCCAGGTGCGCATATTCAATTTTTACGAATAGATGGAACCGAACTAGCCGATTCGGTGATAGATGAAGAAAATATTAGAGGTACTTTAGTTGATATGCTTCGCCGTACAGAGGAAAAATTGAAGGCGCATAACCGAACTGCGATTGACATAGTGTCAAACTCAGTGCATCAGATAAAAAGTCCATATCCTCCAGCAGCATTCCAGCAAATTGTGTATAATTCTGTATTGCACCGAACTTACGAAAGTACAAATGCGCCTGTACGAATATACTGGTTTAATGACCGAATCGAAATCAACAGCCCTGGTGGTCCGTTTGGGAATGTTACAAATGAAAACTTTGGCAGCCCAGGAATAACAGACTATCGTAATCCTAATATTGGAGATGTGTTAAAGACTTTTGGATTTATCCAAGCGTTTGGGCGGGGAATTGCAACTGCCAGAGCGGAAATGGACAAAAATGGCAACCCTGAACTGGAGTTTGTGACGAATCAGAGTGCTGTTGTATGCACATTAAAGAGGGAAATATGA
- a CDS encoding SLC13 family permease, with amino-acid sequence MFGPLVCLIVGVSLILFLILVLRFHAFLALTLAALSVAILSDQVPLNGAVSLVTGQFGAAMGGLGILLVLAAIIGKCMMDSGAADRIVRAFNRLFGAGREEFSLFASGFALSIPVFFDTVFYLLAPLARAAYARRKRDYILLVTMTAAGGAVTHALIPPTPGPILVAEALGVSILTAMGVGFMASIVPTFFGAWFYASWINKRIQAEPKDMLGMSQTELERTAAKPDSELPSLFFSCVPFLLPVFLLAGSTFIGEFLKSGLYQRLIELIPQIETVLHKDAAWISLMGDKNLVFFIGAAFGIWLLVSSKKQSLNDTFKSLESAIASGAVIAFITCAGGAFGKSLAAAGVGAYIASGAETWGISLMALAFFCAALMRVAQGSATVAMVTTAGIIAPVLQTTTLSYHPAYLVAVIGFAATAFSWMNDSGFWIFGQMTGLTERQTLQTWTATLSLMGVLGAAWVWVLSIVLPLV; translated from the coding sequence ATGTTTGGTCCGTTAGTGTGTTTAATCGTAGGCGTCAGTCTCATTTTATTTTTGATTTTGGTGTTGCGGTTTCACGCCTTTTTGGCGCTGACGCTGGCAGCCTTATCGGTCGCAATTTTATCAGACCAAGTTCCACTCAACGGGGCGGTTTCGTTAGTGACCGGGCAATTCGGCGCCGCGATGGGCGGACTCGGCATCCTTCTCGTGCTGGCGGCGATCATCGGTAAGTGCATGATGGACAGCGGCGCCGCCGACCGCATCGTACGCGCATTCAATCGCCTCTTTGGTGCAGGACGCGAGGAGTTCTCGCTGTTCGCCAGCGGTTTTGCCTTGTCGATCCCGGTGTTTTTTGACACAGTGTTTTATTTGCTGGCGCCGCTTGCGCGGGCGGCCTATGCGCGGCGTAAACGCGACTATATCTTACTCGTTACGATGACAGCGGCAGGCGGCGCGGTCACGCATGCATTGATTCCACCAACGCCAGGGCCGATTCTGGTGGCGGAAGCGCTGGGCGTTTCGATCCTGACCGCGATGGGCGTCGGCTTTATGGCGTCGATTGTTCCGACCTTCTTCGGCGCGTGGTTTTACGCCTCCTGGATCAACAAGCGCATTCAAGCCGAACCAAAAGACATGCTCGGCATGTCGCAAACCGAACTCGAACGCACCGCCGCCAAACCTGACAGCGAATTGCCCTCATTATTTTTTTCCTGCGTGCCGTTTTTACTACCGGTTTTTCTTCTCGCAGGATCAACGTTTATCGGTGAATTTTTGAAGTCAGGTTTATACCAACGGTTAATTGAACTGATACCACAAATTGAAACGGTACTACATAAGGACGCTGCATGGATATCACTCATGGGCGACAAGAACCTGGTGTTCTTTATCGGCGCCGCGTTTGGAATCTGGCTGCTAGTTTCATCGAAAAAGCAGTCGCTTAACGATACGTTTAAATCGTTGGAATCCGCCATCGCCAGCGGCGCGGTGATCGCGTTCATCACCTGCGCGGGCGGGGCGTTTGGCAAATCGTTGGCGGCGGCGGGCGTTGGCGCTTACATCGCCAGCGGCGCCGAAACCTGGGGCATCTCACTGATGGCGCTGGCGTTTTTCTGCGCAGCCTTGATGCGCGTCGCGCAAGGCTCGGCGACGGTCGCGATGGTGACCACAGCGGGAATCATCGCCCCTGTGTTGCAAACCACCACGCTGAGTTATCACCCGGCGTATCTGGTCGCGGTCATTGGTTTCGCGGCGACGGCGTTTTCATGGATGAACGACAGCGGCTTCTGGATCTTTGGACAAATGACGGGGCTCACCGAACGCCAGACCCTGCAAACCTGGACGGCCACATTGAGCCTGATGGGCGTACTCGGCGCCGCGTGGGTGTGGGTGCTCAGCATCGTGTTGCCGCTGGTGTGA
- a CDS encoding type II toxin-antitoxin system ParD family antitoxin — protein sequence MTMTNKTISLTDQQSSWMESLITQGNYENESEIVRDLIRKEQMRVSEIEMIRAALIEGENSGISSKTPEEIFASAKARLTKDGKI from the coding sequence ATGACAATGACAAATAAAACGATTTCTTTAACAGACCAGCAATCAAGTTGGATGGAATCGCTGATCACTCAAGGCAATTATGAGAATGAGAGTGAAATTGTGCGCGATTTGATTCGTAAAGAACAAATGAGAGTCAGTGAAATTGAAATGATACGGGCTGCTCTCATCGAAGGTGAAAATAGTGGTATCAGTTCAAAGACGCCTGAAGAAATCTTTGCATCTGCAAAAGCACGATTGACAAAAGATGGCAAGATATAA
- the ispF gene encoding 2-C-methyl-D-erythritol 2,4-cyclodiphosphate synthase produces the protein MSVPFRIGFGLDLHQWAEGRRLVLGGVEIPFMKGLLGHSDADALTHAIIDALLGALAKGDIGQHFPDTDPAYKDCNSLDLLRETMKIVAGEGYKVGNIDCTVVTDSPKMAPHIPAMRNTLAPYLGVEADCVSIKATRTEEVLFPPEKGLLATATALLLRE, from the coding sequence ATGAGCGTTCCGTTTCGTATCGGGTTTGGGCTGGACTTACATCAATGGGCGGAAGGCCGCCGTCTGGTGTTAGGCGGGGTCGAGATTCCCTTTATGAAGGGCCTGTTGGGCCACTCTGACGCCGACGCGCTCACGCACGCCATCATCGACGCTCTGTTGGGAGCGCTTGCCAAAGGCGACATCGGTCAGCATTTCCCCGATACTGACCCTGCGTATAAGGATTGCAATAGCCTCGACCTGTTGCGCGAGACCATGAAGATCGTCGCGGGCGAAGGCTACAAGGTCGGCAATATCGACTGCACGGTGGTGACTGATTCGCCCAAGATGGCGCCGCACATCCCCGCCATGCGCAACACGCTAGCGCCGTATCTGGGCGTCGAAGCCGATTGCGTCAGCATCAAAGCGACCCGCACCGAAGAGGTGTTGTTCCCGCCCGAGAAAGGCCTACTCGCCACCGCCACCGCGCTGTTGTTGAGGGAGTAG
- the tpiA gene encoding triose-phosphate isomerase — MRKLIIAGNWKMNAGSASDASALAKGIADKHGQTDALDIVFCPPYTSLREVSAAIQGTKIGLGGQNLYPKSGGAFTGEISPDFLKDCGCQYVIIGHSERRTIFKESNEFINEKVKFAFENGLVPILCIGETEQEREAGKTEAVCEDHLKGGLAGLSADQVKSMVIAYEPVWAIGTGKTATPQDAQNTHAFCRSVVAGLYDDAVAQTVRIQYGGSVKGDNAGDLLTQQDIDGALVGGAALKADAFIAIIENCGAL; from the coding sequence ATGCGTAAGTTGATCATTGCTGGAAACTGGAAAATGAACGCTGGCAGCGCCAGCGACGCGAGCGCCCTCGCCAAAGGCATCGCCGACAAACACGGCCAGACCGACGCCCTCGATATCGTCTTCTGCCCGCCGTACACCTCATTGCGCGAAGTCAGCGCCGCCATCCAAGGCACAAAAATCGGCCTCGGAGGCCAGAACCTCTACCCGAAATCCGGCGGCGCCTTCACTGGTGAAATTTCGCCCGATTTTCTCAAAGACTGCGGCTGCCAGTATGTGATTATTGGTCACTCCGAACGCCGCACCATCTTTAAAGAATCAAACGAATTCATTAATGAAAAGGTGAAATTCGCCTTTGAAAACGGCCTGGTTCCGATCCTCTGCATCGGCGAAACCGAGCAGGAACGCGAAGCCGGCAAGACCGAAGCCGTCTGCGAAGACCACCTCAAAGGCGGCCTGGCGGGGCTTTCCGCCGACCAAGTCAAAAGCATGGTCATCGCCTACGAACCCGTGTGGGCTATCGGCACCGGAAAAACCGCCACGCCGCAAGACGCGCAAAACACTCACGCCTTCTGCCGTAGCGTAGTCGCCGGGCTGTATGACGACGCCGTTGCGCAAACCGTACGCATTCAATACGGCGGCAGCGTCAAAGGCGACAACGCGGGCGACCTGCTCACCCAACAAGACATCGACGGCGCCCTGGTGGGCGGCGCAGCGCTGAAAGCCGACGCATTCATCGCCATTATCGAAAACTGCGGCGCACTCTAA
- a CDS encoding DUF1318 domain-containing protein, producing MRSPKLLALMACWVCVSCVSLTVNVYFPTSEVEKAAEEIEGRIRSGQGIEGLEETQAPIPTHTRRYLAFTFETAQAYAADEIDININTPAVKSVIQSRTKRFKTLVPHLDTGVFGEGFDGYLVLRDKTDLDLKQMTEYKKLINEENADREKLYLEILRANGLSRDEESVERVGKIFAEAIQKKLKKGRWFQKDKDTWVQKKEDPKKEESGS from the coding sequence ATGCGTAGTCCTAAATTGTTAGCGCTAATGGCCTGCTGGGTGTGCGTGAGTTGCGTCAGCCTGACAGTCAATGTCTATTTCCCTACGTCTGAAGTTGAAAAAGCAGCGGAAGAAATCGAAGGCCGCATCCGTTCCGGTCAGGGCATCGAAGGGCTGGAAGAAACCCAAGCCCCCATCCCAACCCATACGCGCCGCTATCTGGCATTCACATTTGAAACCGCCCAAGCGTATGCTGCCGATGAAATCGACATCAATATCAATACGCCTGCCGTCAAGTCCGTGATTCAATCGCGGACCAAACGCTTTAAGACGCTGGTTCCCCATCTCGACACTGGCGTATTCGGCGAGGGATTTGACGGCTATCTGGTTTTGCGCGACAAAACCGATCTCGACCTCAAGCAAATGACGGAGTACAAAAAACTCATCAACGAAGAAAACGCCGACCGCGAAAAACTCTACCTGGAAATCTTGCGCGCCAATGGTTTAAGCCGCGACGAAGAAAGCGTAGAGCGTGTTGGAAAAATCTTTGCCGAAGCCATTCAAAAGAAATTGAAAAAAGGCCGTTGGTTCCAAAAAGATAAAGACACCTGGGTGCAGAAAAAAGAAGACCCCAAAAAAGAAGAAAGCGGTTCATAA
- a CDS encoding AAA family ATPase has product MTSPVLTFFNNKGGVGKTSLIYHLGWMFASLRKRVVIVDLDPQANLTAAFLDEDKIEEIWNSQEVGSTIYQCVKPLTGVGDIAEPRLKNITTDLYLIPGDVSLSGYEDALSNQWPDSMGDNNLYRPMRILSSFWQVMQQASEKVQADIILVDIGPNLGAINRSVLIATDYVVIPLGADLFSLQGLKNLGPTLTSWKSLWNKRLDNWRGNSEVDEHLDFLLPQGKMKAIGYLCQQHSVRLDRPVKAYDKWVNRIPNVYREAVLKTKADSNIKLEDDPYCLATIKHYRSLIPMAQERRKPIFNLTSAEGAIGSHANAVQDARKDFKQLAEKIAMQIGMAL; this is encoded by the coding sequence ATGACTTCGCCTGTTTTGACATTTTTTAATAATAAAGGTGGTGTAGGAAAAACCTCCCTAATCTACCATCTAGGTTGGATGTTTGCGAGTTTACGCAAGCGAGTCGTTATTGTTGATCTTGACCCTCAGGCTAATTTAACCGCCGCCTTTTTGGATGAAGATAAGATTGAAGAAATATGGAACAGCCAAGAGGTTGGCTCAACGATTTATCAATGCGTAAAGCCTCTCACTGGTGTTGGAGATATCGCCGAACCAAGATTGAAAAATATCACAACTGATCTTTATCTGATACCTGGAGATGTTAGTTTGTCAGGCTATGAAGATGCATTATCTAATCAATGGCCAGATAGTATGGGAGACAATAACCTTTACCGTCCCATGCGGATTTTGAGTTCCTTTTGGCAAGTCATGCAACAAGCCTCTGAAAAAGTCCAAGCAGACATCATATTGGTTGATATTGGTCCAAATCTTGGGGCGATCAACCGATCCGTATTAATAGCAACCGATTATGTCGTAATCCCCTTAGGCGCCGACTTATTCTCCCTACAAGGGTTGAAAAACCTGGGTCCTACGTTGACGAGTTGGAAGAGCCTATGGAATAAAAGATTGGATAACTGGAGGGGGAATTCAGAGGTGGATGAACATCTAGATTTTCTACTACCTCAGGGGAAAATGAAAGCAATCGGTTATCTATGTCAGCAACATAGTGTGAGGCTTGATCGACCTGTTAAGGCATACGACAAATGGGTAAACCGTATTCCAAATGTTTATCGTGAAGCGGTGTTAAAAACGAAAGCCGATTCAAACATTAAACTAGAAGATGATCCATATTGTTTAGCTACGATCAAACATTATCGAAGCCTGATTCCAATGGCTCAGGAACGTAGGAAACCCATATTCAATTTGACATCGGCTGAAGGAGCCATTGGTAGCCATGCGAATGCTGTTCAAGATGCGAGAAAAGATTTTAAACAACTTGCAGAAAAAATAGCCATGCAAATAGGTATGGCGCTATGA